The following proteins are encoded in a genomic region of Streptomyces gobiensis:
- a CDS encoding acyl-CoA dehydrogenase family protein, whose protein sequence is MSAVPQRTAPQTVSEREARDVAEAAREQEWRKPSFAKELFLGRFQLGLIHPHPEPEATSVQRGEEFLARLREFCETKVDGALIEREAQIPDEVVNGLRELGALGMKIDVKYGGLGLSQVYYNKALALVASASPAIGALLSAHQSIGVPQPLKLFGTPEQKEAFLPRCATTDISAFLLTEPDVGSDPARLATSAVPDGDDYILDGVKLWTTNGVVANLLVVMARVPRSEGHKGGITAFVVEADSPGITVENRNAFMGLRGIENGVTRFHRVRVPAANRIGPEGAGLKIALTTLNTGRLSLPAMCVGAGKWCLKIAREWSAARVQWGKPVAKHEAVGAKMSFIAATAFALEAVLDLSSQMADEDRNDIRIEAALAKLYGSEMAWLMADELIQIRGGRGFETAESLAARGERGVPAEQMLRDMRINRIFEGSTEIMHLLIAREAVDAHLKVAGDLIAPDKPLSAKAKAGAKAGGFYARWLPQLVIGPGQLPRGYSEFGRLARHLRYVERHARKLARATFYAMSRWQGKMETKQGFLGRVVDIGAELFAMSAACVRAEKLRRDGDHGKAAYQLADAFCQQARIRVDELFARLWTNTDDLDRKVTRSILGGSYTWLEEGIIDPSTEGPWIADATPGPPKQENVHRPIP, encoded by the coding sequence ATGTCCGCGGTACCCCAGAGGACTGCCCCTCAGACGGTCTCTGAGCGCGAAGCACGTGACGTAGCCGAGGCAGCGCGAGAACAGGAATGGCGCAAACCGAGCTTCGCCAAGGAGCTGTTCCTCGGCCGCTTCCAACTCGGCCTGATCCATCCGCATCCCGAACCTGAAGCAACGAGTGTCCAGCGGGGGGAGGAGTTCCTGGCCAGGCTCCGTGAGTTCTGCGAGACCAAGGTCGACGGAGCGCTCATCGAGCGCGAGGCGCAGATCCCCGATGAGGTCGTCAACGGTCTGCGGGAGCTGGGCGCCCTCGGCATGAAGATCGACGTGAAATACGGCGGTCTTGGGCTGAGCCAGGTCTACTACAACAAGGCCCTCGCCCTGGTTGCCTCGGCCAGTCCCGCCATCGGCGCACTGCTCTCCGCCCACCAGTCCATTGGCGTGCCCCAGCCGCTGAAGCTCTTCGGCACCCCGGAGCAGAAGGAGGCCTTCCTGCCGCGCTGCGCCACGACCGATATCTCCGCCTTCCTGCTCACCGAGCCCGATGTCGGCTCCGACCCGGCCCGGCTCGCGACCTCCGCGGTCCCCGACGGCGACGACTACATCCTCGACGGGGTCAAACTCTGGACCACCAACGGCGTTGTCGCCAACCTCCTGGTCGTCATGGCCCGGGTGCCGCGCTCCGAAGGCCACAAGGGCGGCATCACGGCCTTTGTCGTGGAGGCCGACTCCCCGGGCATCACCGTCGAGAACCGCAACGCCTTTATGGGTCTGCGCGGTATCGAGAACGGCGTCACCCGCTTCCACCGGGTCCGGGTACCGGCCGCCAACCGTATTGGCCCCGAAGGTGCGGGCCTGAAGATCGCTCTCACGACCCTGAACACCGGCCGTCTCTCCCTCCCCGCCATGTGCGTCGGCGCGGGAAAGTGGTGTCTGAAGATCGCCCGTGAGTGGTCCGCGGCCCGGGTGCAGTGGGGCAAGCCGGTCGCCAAACATGAGGCCGTCGGCGCCAAGATGTCGTTCATCGCCGCCACCGCCTTCGCCCTGGAGGCCGTGCTCGATCTCTCCTCCCAGATGGCGGACGAGGACCGTAACGACATCCGGATCGAGGCGGCCCTCGCCAAGCTCTATGGCTCCGAAATGGCCTGGCTGATGGCCGATGAGCTGATCCAGATCCGTGGCGGCCGGGGCTTTGAGACCGCCGAGTCACTGGCCGCCCGCGGCGAGCGCGGCGTTCCGGCCGAGCAGATGCTCAGGGATATGCGCATCAACCGCATCTTCGAGGGCTCCACCGAGATCATGCATCTTCTCATCGCCCGTGAGGCGGTTGACGCCCATCTCAAGGTGGCCGGTGACCTGATCGCTCCCGACAAGCCCCTGTCGGCCAAGGCGAAGGCGGGTGCCAAGGCCGGTGGTTTCTATGCCCGCTGGTTGCCCCAGCTCGTCATCGGCCCCGGCCAGCTCCCGCGCGGCTACTCCGAATTCGGCCGGCTCGCCCGCCACTTGCGCTATGTCGAGCGGCACGCCCGCAAGCTCGCCCGTGCCACCTTCTACGCCATGTCCCGCTGGCAGGGAAAGATGGAGACCAAACAGGGCTTCCTCGGCCGGGTCGTCGACATCGGCGCCGAGCTGTTCGCGATGAGCGCCGCCTGCGTACGGGCCGAGAAGCTGCGCCGCGACGGTGACCACGGCAAGGCGGCCTACCAACTCGCCGACGCCTTCTGCCAGCAGGCCCGCATCCGCGTCGACGAACTCTTCGCCCGGCTGTGGACCAACACCGACGACCTCGACCGCAAGGTAACCCGGTCCATCCTGGGCGGCTCCTACACCTGGCTGGAGGAGGGCATCATCGATCCCTCAACCGAGGGCCCCTGGATCGCCGACGCCACCCCCGGCCCCCCCAAACAAGAAAACGTCCACCGCCCCATCCCGTAA
- a CDS encoding aldehyde dehydrogenase family protein, whose translation MTTATSTHAFWLAGREATGDDTLEVTSPWDGRTVGRVSVPTEAQVEEAVATAATVAEEFAATPAHVRAAALDHVVRRLGERAEEIARLISAENGKPIKWARGEVGRCVSVFRWAAEEARRFNGGEAQRLDSDAAGTGRLALTRRFPRGPVLGIAPFNFPLNLCAHKVAPALAVGTPIILKPAPATPLSGLLIGELLAETDLPAGSWSVLPVPNDRMPGLVQDERLPVVSFTGSGPVGWSLVDSAPRKHMCLELGGQGAAVVLADYSSEQDLDWAAQRIATFSNYQGGQSCISVQRVIADASVYDRLVPKIVAAVEAQVTGDPSDDATEVGPQISEDAARRIENWVDEAVKAGAKLLTGGKRDGATYAPTVLEDVPADTQIACEEVFGPVLTLTKVDGEQAAYAVANDSKYGLQTGLFTHDVQTAFRAHRALEVGGVIVGDVPSYRADQMPYGGAKQSGVGREGVRFAMEDYTYERVMVLTGLEL comes from the coding sequence GTGACTACAGCGACTTCCACGCACGCATTCTGGCTCGCCGGCCGTGAGGCGACCGGCGACGACACGCTTGAGGTCACCTCGCCCTGGGACGGCCGTACCGTCGGCCGGGTCAGTGTGCCGACCGAGGCACAGGTCGAGGAGGCCGTGGCCACCGCGGCCACCGTCGCGGAGGAGTTCGCCGCCACCCCCGCGCATGTCCGGGCGGCGGCGCTGGACCATGTCGTACGCCGCCTCGGCGAGCGGGCCGAGGAGATCGCCCGGCTCATCTCCGCCGAGAACGGCAAGCCCATCAAGTGGGCCCGTGGTGAGGTCGGCCGCTGTGTCTCCGTCTTCCGCTGGGCCGCCGAGGAAGCCCGCCGCTTCAACGGCGGAGAGGCACAGCGCCTCGACTCCGACGCGGCCGGCACCGGACGGCTCGCGCTGACCCGCCGCTTCCCGCGTGGGCCCGTACTGGGCATCGCCCCGTTCAACTTCCCGCTCAACCTGTGCGCCCACAAGGTCGCCCCGGCGCTCGCCGTCGGCACCCCGATCATCCTCAAGCCCGCCCCGGCCACCCCGCTTTCGGGTCTGCTGATCGGTGAGCTGCTCGCCGAGACCGACCTCCCGGCCGGTTCCTGGTCCGTGCTTCCGGTGCCCAATGACCGGATGCCCGGCCTCGTCCAGGATGAGCGGCTGCCGGTTGTCTCCTTCACCGGCTCCGGGCCGGTCGGCTGGTCCCTGGTGGATTCCGCCCCGCGCAAGCACATGTGCCTGGAGCTGGGCGGCCAGGGCGCGGCCGTCGTACTGGCCGACTACTCCTCGGAGCAGGACCTGGACTGGGCCGCGCAGCGCATCGCCACCTTCTCCAACTACCAGGGCGGCCAGTCCTGCATCTCCGTCCAGCGCGTCATCGCGGACGCCTCGGTCTACGACCGCCTGGTCCCCAAGATCGTCGCGGCCGTCGAGGCCCAGGTGACCGGTGACCCCTCCGATGACGCGACCGAGGTGGGTCCGCAGATCAGCGAGGACGCCGCCAGGCGCATCGAGAACTGGGTCGACGAGGCGGTCAAGGCGGGCGCCAAGCTGCTCACCGGCGGCAAGCGGGACGGCGCCACCTACGCCCCGACCGTCCTGGAGGACGTTCCGGCCGATACCCAGATCGCCTGTGAGGAGGTCTTCGGGCCGGTGCTGACCCTCACCAAGGTCGATGGCGAGCAGGCCGCGTACGCCGTGGCCAACGACTCCAAGTACGGCCTCCAGACCGGCCTCTTCACCCACGATGTGCAGACCGCCTTCCGCGCCCATCGGGCACTGGAGGTCGGAGGCGTGATCGTCGGCGATGTGCCGTCCTACCGCGCCGACCAGATGCCCTACGGCGGCGCCAAGCAGTCCGGCGTCGGCCGTGAGGGTGTGCGGTTCGCGATGGAGGACTACACCTATGAGCGGGTGATGGTCCTCACCGGCCTGGAGCTCTGA
- a CDS encoding sensor histidine kinase, with protein MPLRCRRRYAAPVWRGRWSRRWVRRVPPWAYDSAIALAITLISLLLGFEGPPDGWGWSGLDERGVLLTCLINLPLAARRRAPVALALGVLALWTAYISLGYWPVVNSPGALLALYTVASLRPLRHAIGCALLFTAVWNYAGTTGEESSWPTVLAQSLVYTAVVCGFGQLARNSAQRAVRLAELAEQLRRERAAGERRAVAEERVRIARELHDVVAHHMAVISVQAGLAHYVFGSDPHTARTALGTISDSSGEALSELRRLLAVLRVDGTGDRDRPDDPLDTAPGIGRLDELLERVRNAGVTVGRTVHGDPRPLPPGVDQCAFRVVQEALTNVIKHARPAIAQVTVDYQPRRLTITVTDEGQRTDPVRGDAGPGHGLIGMRERARIYGGTVTIGPRPSGGYEVRLTLPA; from the coding sequence ATGCCGCTCCGGTGCCGGCGCCGTTACGCTGCGCCGGTGTGGAGGGGTCGGTGGTCGCGGCGATGGGTGCGGAGGGTGCCGCCATGGGCGTATGACAGTGCCATTGCCCTGGCGATCACCCTGATCAGTCTGCTGCTGGGCTTCGAAGGCCCGCCCGACGGCTGGGGCTGGAGCGGACTGGACGAACGCGGTGTGCTCCTCACCTGCCTGATCAACCTGCCGCTCGCCGCCCGCAGACGGGCACCGGTCGCCCTCGCCCTGGGCGTCCTCGCCCTGTGGACCGCATACATCAGCCTCGGCTACTGGCCCGTGGTCAACAGCCCCGGCGCCCTGCTCGCCCTTTACACCGTCGCCTCCCTGCGCCCACTGCGCCATGCCATCGGCTGTGCGCTGCTGTTCACCGCGGTCTGGAACTACGCGGGGACGACCGGCGAGGAGAGTTCCTGGCCGACCGTGCTGGCACAGAGCCTGGTGTACACGGCGGTGGTCTGCGGCTTCGGCCAGCTGGCCCGTAACTCCGCCCAGCGCGCGGTACGACTCGCCGAACTCGCCGAGCAGCTACGCCGGGAACGGGCGGCGGGCGAGCGGCGGGCGGTCGCCGAGGAGCGGGTGCGGATCGCCCGTGAGCTGCACGATGTGGTCGCCCACCATATGGCCGTGATCTCGGTACAGGCGGGGCTCGCCCACTACGTCTTCGGCAGCGATCCCCACACGGCCCGGACCGCCCTCGGCACGATCTCGGACTCTTCCGGGGAAGCCCTGTCCGAGCTGCGGCGGCTGCTCGCTGTGCTGCGCGTCGACGGCACAGGAGACCGAGACCGGCCGGACGATCCGCTGGACACCGCGCCCGGCATCGGCCGCCTCGATGAGCTCCTGGAGCGCGTACGCAACGCCGGGGTGACCGTGGGCCGCACCGTCCACGGTGACCCAAGACCCCTGCCACCGGGCGTGGACCAGTGCGCGTTCCGTGTCGTCCAGGAGGCGCTGACCAATGTCATCAAGCACGCCCGCCCCGCCATCGCCCAGGTCACCGTCGACTATCAGCCACGTCGGCTCACCATCACGGTCACGGACGAGGGCCAGCGCACAGATCCGGTCCGAGGTGACGCCGGCCCAGGTCATGGCTTGATAGGCATGCGTGAGCGCGCCAGGATCTACGGGGGCACGGTGACCATTGGGCCCCGGCCGAGCGGCGGATACGAGGTGCGACTCACCCTTCCCGCCTGA
- a CDS encoding response regulator: protein MATRVLVVDDQELIRAGVAALLRAAPDMAVVGEAASGEEAVELAATEHPDVVLMDVRMPGMSGITATEHILDQAGGAGQRPQILILTTFDLDEYVYAALRAGACGFVLKDTGPRRLLAAIAAVAQGDTLFAPSVTRRLIEAYAQRCDPAPHTPEALTALTGRELDVLRLVANGLSNTEIATRLVITESTVKTHLNRTMAKLDLGSRAQAVVLAYETGLVKPGNGGI, encoded by the coding sequence ATGGCGACCAGGGTGCTCGTCGTCGACGACCAGGAGCTCATCCGGGCCGGAGTTGCCGCGCTGCTCCGCGCCGCCCCGGATATGGCGGTCGTCGGAGAGGCGGCCAGCGGAGAGGAAGCCGTTGAACTGGCCGCCACCGAACATCCGGACGTGGTGCTGATGGATGTCCGGATGCCCGGTATGAGCGGCATCACCGCCACCGAGCACATCCTGGACCAGGCCGGCGGGGCCGGGCAGCGGCCGCAGATCCTGATCCTGACCACCTTCGACCTCGATGAGTATGTCTACGCGGCGTTGCGCGCCGGTGCCTGCGGGTTCGTCCTCAAGGACACCGGCCCCAGGCGGCTGCTGGCCGCCATCGCGGCCGTGGCACAGGGCGACACGCTCTTCGCGCCCAGCGTCACCCGCCGCCTCATCGAGGCCTACGCCCAGCGGTGTGACCCCGCTCCGCACACCCCGGAGGCCCTCACCGCGCTGACCGGCCGGGAGCTGGACGTCCTGCGGCTGGTGGCCAACGGGCTCTCCAACACGGAGATCGCCACCCGGCTCGTCATCACCGAGTCCACGGTCAAGACACATCTCAACCGCACCATGGCCAAGCTGGATCTGGGCAGCCGTGCCCAAGCTGTGGTGCTCGCCTATGAGACGGGCCTGGTCAAGCCGGGCAACGGCGGCATTTAA
- a CDS encoding ATP-binding protein: MNADGTQNWRSTEAVPKPPPAPPMPRQPPQAAAPPVVAWLRAPRPAAAPGIWRYGHRPKPAAEPEHIGDRQLLGGALLALLGGLLVWSLCWNGYIRFWLWPLDWFTPHSWRSTRAIVTASYVYYALFGALLAYVFGRLGKWPQVWRRYAPAPWQRRWRKLADRAAAAKPYRRALLALLGGVLVWAMCFSDGGWEFWLAPLKWVTPESWRTPDETQAYVVAYNIYYVLFTVALLALTAKAGAWRAVWRRRSTPQAPTGTSWTPPPERDPAAGLAEWSGLRAAGQSEAADRLSEEVWAGRVSDLDYVRIERVWRTVRSRPDALGAFRRAALEQGAAAFVHPSGARDLSVRTAKHDLLTGQVRIGTALDDDRNPYQHRGCRLAVDPALLGTSLLAVGPPGSGKTGRIVRPAVEALCLQALAHQAAVVAVGTARAGLGPDDAFDVVVRVGDPHSTHGLDLYGGTTDPDEAAAMLAEALLGAEHGEQSDPRAAAVALAQLIGPYRAAYGRFPALRELRSLLEGSAVAIAGLREALDAAGEFGQQRELASRERQADRPGDPGPLLADRVALLDRPALADFFGTAAADADGQGPPRLFSLRTLEHPLRVRIDLPARGHTEASRILTRLVLAQFAAGVLAREDRSLFACLVLDDAAHTITPDAVRGLRQLRAANAGAVLTLRTLDDVPKRLHSTLIGTVGCKVALSGVSTWDGEVFAQAWGQDWVKTEDVTHNPDFSGGLLKRGLRGIRTLFTGVRATTESVTVRTVQRERWSASDLAHKVPPGHAVLSLTSVRGESSPPVLARLGETGGE, encoded by the coding sequence ATGAACGCGGACGGCACACAGAACTGGCGCAGCACGGAAGCCGTACCGAAGCCACCTCCCGCGCCGCCCATGCCCCGGCAGCCCCCCCAGGCCGCCGCCCCGCCCGTAGTGGCCTGGCTACGGGCCCCCCGGCCGGCGGCCGCGCCTGGAATCTGGCGGTATGGGCACCGGCCCAAGCCCGCGGCGGAGCCGGAGCACATCGGGGACCGCCAGCTGCTGGGCGGCGCGCTGCTCGCACTGCTCGGCGGGCTCCTGGTGTGGTCCCTGTGCTGGAACGGCTACATCCGATTCTGGCTGTGGCCGCTGGACTGGTTCACCCCCCACAGCTGGCGGTCCACCAGGGCCATTGTCACGGCGTCATACGTCTACTACGCCCTCTTCGGCGCCCTGCTGGCGTATGTCTTCGGCCGACTCGGCAAGTGGCCCCAGGTCTGGCGCCGCTACGCCCCAGCGCCATGGCAGCGGCGCTGGCGGAAGCTCGCGGACCGGGCAGCGGCCGCCAAGCCGTACCGCAGAGCGCTGCTGGCCCTGCTGGGCGGTGTCCTGGTGTGGGCGATGTGCTTCAGCGACGGCGGCTGGGAGTTCTGGCTGGCTCCGCTGAAGTGGGTGACCCCGGAGAGCTGGCGTACGCCCGACGAGACCCAGGCGTATGTCGTCGCCTACAACATCTACTACGTCCTCTTCACCGTGGCCCTGCTCGCCCTCACCGCCAAGGCCGGAGCCTGGCGAGCCGTATGGCGGCGCCGCAGCACGCCCCAGGCGCCCACCGGGACATCATGGACGCCCCCTCCCGAGCGGGATCCGGCGGCCGGGCTGGCGGAGTGGTCCGGGCTGCGTGCCGCCGGGCAGTCCGAGGCGGCCGACCGGCTGTCCGAGGAGGTGTGGGCCGGGCGGGTCAGCGATCTCGACTACGTACGGATCGAGCGGGTATGGCGCACCGTCCGGTCCCGCCCGGACGCGCTGGGCGCCTTCCGCCGGGCCGCGCTCGAGCAGGGCGCCGCCGCGTTCGTACATCCCTCCGGAGCCCGTGACCTGTCTGTGCGCACCGCCAAGCACGATCTGCTGACCGGCCAGGTGCGGATCGGCACGGCGCTCGACGACGACCGCAACCCCTACCAGCACCGTGGCTGCCGACTCGCCGTCGACCCCGCACTGCTGGGCACCTCACTGCTGGCCGTCGGCCCGCCCGGCTCGGGCAAGACCGGCCGGATCGTCCGCCCGGCAGTCGAGGCGCTCTGTCTGCAGGCGCTGGCCCACCAGGCCGCCGTTGTCGCCGTCGGTACCGCCCGGGCGGGGCTCGGGCCCGATGACGCCTTCGATGTGGTGGTCCGGGTCGGCGACCCGCACTCCACCCACGGCCTTGATCTGTACGGCGGCACCACCGACCCGGATGAGGCCGCCGCGATGCTCGCCGAGGCGCTGCTCGGCGCTGAACATGGCGAACAGAGCGACCCCCGGGCGGCGGCGGTGGCGCTGGCCCAGCTCATCGGGCCGTACCGGGCAGCGTACGGGCGTTTTCCGGCCCTGCGTGAGCTGCGCTCCCTGCTGGAGGGCTCCGCGGTCGCCATCGCCGGGCTGCGTGAAGCGCTGGACGCCGCCGGGGAGTTCGGTCAGCAGCGGGAGCTGGCCTCCCGGGAACGGCAGGCGGACCGCCCTGGCGATCCCGGGCCACTCCTCGCCGACCGGGTCGCCCTGCTCGACCGGCCGGCACTCGCCGACTTCTTCGGCACAGCCGCAGCTGATGCGGACGGTCAGGGGCCACCCCGCTTGTTCTCCCTGCGCACCCTGGAACACCCGCTGCGGGTGCGGATCGATCTGCCCGCACGCGGGCACACCGAGGCGTCCCGCATCCTCACCCGGCTGGTGCTGGCCCAGTTCGCGGCAGGGGTCCTCGCCCGCGAGGACCGGTCGCTCTTCGCCTGTCTGGTCCTGGACGACGCCGCGCACACCATCACCCCCGACGCGGTACGCGGGCTGCGCCAGCTCCGTGCGGCGAATGCCGGTGCGGTGCTCACCCTGCGCACGCTGGACGATGTGCCGAAGCGGCTGCACTCCACACTGATCGGCACGGTCGGCTGCAAGGTGGCGCTGTCCGGGGTGAGCACCTGGGACGGCGAGGTCTTCGCCCAGGCATGGGGCCAGGACTGGGTGAAGACCGAGGATGTCACCCACAACCCCGACTTCTCCGGCGGCCTGCTCAAGCGCGGGCTGCGCGGGATCCGCACACTCTTCACCGGGGTGCGGGCGACTACCGAGTCGGTGACGGTACGGACCGTGCAGCGGGAGCGGTGGTCGGCCTCTGATCTGGCACACAAGGTGCCGCCGGGGCATGCCGTGCTGTCACTGACCTCGGTGCGGGGTGAATCGAGCCCGCCGGTGCTGGCCCGGCTCGGTGAGACGGGCGGTGAGTAG
- the rpmF gene encoding 50S ribosomal protein L32 translates to MAVPKRKLSRSNTRHRRSNWKATPPDLVPITIDGREYRVPRRLVRAYERGLIQPDGSLS, encoded by the coding sequence ATGGCCGTCCCCAAGCGCAAGCTGTCGCGCAGCAACACACGTCACCGCCGCTCCAACTGGAAGGCCACCCCACCCGACCTGGTGCCCATCACCATCGACGGCCGCGAGTACCGGGTCCCGCGCCGTCTGGTGCGTGCCTACGAACGCGGACTGATCCAGCCCGACGGCTCCCTCTCCTGA
- a CDS encoding M14 family metallopeptidase: protein MRLRIRGKRTTSAAVLLTLALAVPLGAQATAAPPKEPATTAEQAERQDGPRQYEVAGVGSRAHRSALARTGVAIDEVRDHSVVITATPAQADRLRKLGHRLTALPGPGERGDIRAAGPADYHSYAQMMDAVNTYVQKYPELMSRQVIGKSYQGRDIIAVKISSNVRVDEDKPEVLFTHNMHAREHLTTEMALYTLREFAAQYGKDARITKMLDERELWIIPTQNPDGKVYDMQSGRFRMWRKNRQPNSGTSAVGTDINRNFDYRWGCCGGSSGSPSSQTYRGPSAESGTETKVVADFVRSRVVGGKQQITAHIDFHTYGELILWPYGYTYADTAPGLTRDDRDAHAAVGTSMARSNGYKPQQSSDLYITDGSIGDWMWGAQRIFSYTFEMYPPSGHPDGFYPPGRVIGRETARNKGAMLILLENADCMYRSIGKEAEYCQR, encoded by the coding sequence ATGCGCTTAAGAATTCGCGGCAAACGGACTACCTCCGCGGCCGTTCTTCTCACCCTCGCGCTGGCCGTGCCACTCGGCGCACAGGCCACCGCAGCACCCCCCAAAGAGCCCGCCACCACGGCGGAGCAGGCCGAGCGGCAGGACGGCCCCCGGCAGTACGAGGTCGCGGGGGTGGGCAGCAGAGCCCATCGCTCCGCGCTCGCCCGCACCGGCGTCGCGATCGACGAGGTCCGTGACCACTCCGTGGTCATCACCGCCACCCCGGCCCAGGCCGACAGGCTCCGTAAGCTCGGCCACCGGCTGACCGCGCTGCCCGGCCCCGGGGAGCGGGGCGACATCAGGGCCGCGGGCCCGGCGGACTATCACAGCTACGCCCAGATGATGGACGCCGTCAACACCTATGTGCAGAAGTACCCGGAGCTGATGAGCCGCCAGGTCATCGGCAAGTCCTACCAGGGCCGGGACATCATCGCGGTCAAGATCAGCTCCAATGTGCGGGTGGACGAGGACAAGCCCGAGGTCCTGTTCACCCACAACATGCACGCGCGCGAGCATCTCACCACGGAGATGGCGCTCTACACCCTCCGGGAGTTCGCCGCGCAGTACGGCAAGGACGCCCGGATCACCAAGATGCTGGATGAGCGCGAGCTGTGGATCATCCCGACCCAGAACCCGGACGGCAAGGTGTACGACATGCAGTCCGGCCGCTTCCGGATGTGGCGCAAGAACCGGCAGCCCAACTCCGGTACGTCGGCGGTCGGCACCGACATCAACCGTAACTTCGACTACCGGTGGGGCTGCTGCGGCGGCTCGTCCGGCTCTCCCAGCAGCCAGACCTATCGCGGTCCGTCGGCCGAGTCCGGAACCGAGACCAAGGTCGTCGCGGACTTCGTACGCAGCCGGGTGGTCGGCGGCAAGCAGCAGATCACCGCGCATATCGACTTCCACACCTACGGTGAGCTGATCCTGTGGCCGTACGGCTACACCTACGCCGACACCGCGCCGGGGCTGACGCGGGATGACCGGGACGCGCATGCCGCGGTGGGGACGTCGATGGCACGGAGCAACGGCTACAAGCCGCAGCAGTCCAGCGATCTCTACATCACCGATGGCTCCATCGGTGACTGGATGTGGGGTGCGCAGCGGATCTTCTCGTACACCTTTGAGATGTATCCGCCCTCCGGGCACCCCGATGGGTTCTATCCGCCTGGGCGGGTGATTGGGCGGGAGACTGCGCGGAACAAGGGCGCGATGCTGATTCTGCTGGAGAACGCTGACTGTATGTATCGGTCCATTGGCAAGGAGGCCGAGTACTGCCAGCGGTAG
- a CDS encoding PucR family transcriptional regulator: MQPTLASLAQHSALKLSVLAGEDRLDVPVRWAHVSELADPVPYMDGGELLLITAMKLDAEDPEAMRRYVGRLVGAGVVGLGFAAGVNYERVPEALVQAAREADFPLLEVPRRTPFIAITKAVSAAIAADQYRSVTAGFEAQRELTRAAISAEGSTELLTRLAAHVDGWAALYDVSGALVAAAPTWAARRAGRLTADVERLRDRPAPASAVVSTAEGDDRVELQSIGSGRRTRAVLAVGTGAPLGTAERYAVNSAVALLTLTTERSRALQEAEQRLGAAVLRMLMSGEADHARAVAGTLYGGLLDVPLRVVVAETVPVAASQGAEPAGQEGPTPLELLADAVESGAARAGEAVLVVPDGARLIVLAADGGAAVAACAEHVRAVGEGLAVGISAPAGIAAVVVAFKQADQALSVARRRGTVLVEHENVAAGSVLPLLADDAVRAFADGILRPLREHDASGRGDLVASLQAWLNRHGQWDAAAADLGVHRHTLRYRMRRVEEILGRSLDDPDLRMELWLALKATRATSTPS; the protein is encoded by the coding sequence ATGCAGCCCACGCTCGCCTCCCTCGCCCAGCACTCCGCGCTCAAGCTCTCCGTGCTCGCCGGCGAGGACCGGCTGGATGTGCCCGTGCGCTGGGCGCATGTGAGCGAGCTGGCCGATCCTGTGCCGTACATGGACGGCGGCGAGTTGCTGCTCATCACCGCCATGAAGCTGGACGCCGAGGACCCGGAAGCGATGCGCCGCTATGTCGGACGGCTGGTCGGCGCGGGTGTCGTCGGGCTGGGCTTCGCGGCCGGGGTCAACTATGAACGGGTGCCCGAGGCGCTGGTCCAGGCGGCTCGGGAGGCGGACTTCCCGCTGCTGGAAGTGCCGCGGCGCACCCCCTTCATCGCGATCACCAAGGCGGTTTCCGCCGCCATCGCCGCCGATCAGTACCGTTCGGTGACCGCGGGCTTCGAGGCACAGCGCGAGCTGACCCGGGCGGCGATCTCCGCCGAGGGCTCGACCGAACTCCTGACCCGGCTCGCCGCCCATGTGGACGGCTGGGCGGCGCTCTACGACGTCTCCGGCGCGCTGGTCGCCGCCGCCCCCACCTGGGCCGCCCGGCGCGCGGGCCGGCTCACCGCCGATGTGGAGCGGCTGCGCGACCGCCCCGCGCCCGCCAGCGCCGTGGTCAGCACGGCGGAGGGCGACGACCGGGTGGAGCTGCAGTCCATTGGCAGCGGCCGCCGCACCCGCGCCGTCCTTGCCGTCGGCACCGGCGCCCCGCTGGGCACCGCCGAGCGCTATGCCGTCAACTCCGCCGTCGCCCTGCTGACCCTCACCACGGAGCGGTCCCGGGCGCTCCAGGAGGCGGAGCAGCGGCTCGGCGCGGCGGTGCTGCGGATGCTGATGTCCGGCGAGGCGGACCACGCCCGCGCGGTCGCCGGGACGCTGTACGGCGGGCTGCTGGACGTACCGCTGCGGGTGGTGGTCGCCGAGACCGTACCCGTCGCGGCCTCACAGGGCGCCGAGCCCGCCGGCCAGGAGGGTCCCACGCCGCTGGAGCTGCTGGCCGACGCGGTGGAGTCCGGCGCCGCCCGGGCCGGTGAGGCGGTGCTGGTCGTCCCGGACGGTGCGCGGCTCATCGTGCTCGCCGCGGATGGCGGCGCCGCGGTGGCCGCCTGCGCGGAGCACGTCCGGGCGGTGGGGGAGGGGCTGGCCGTGGGTATCTCGGCTCCGGCCGGTATCGCCGCCGTGGTGGTCGCCTTCAAACAGGCCGACCAGGCGCTCTCGGTGGCCCGGCGGCGCGGCACGGTGCTTGTCGAGCATGAGAACGTGGCCGCGGGTTCGGTGCTGCCGCTGCTCGCCGACGACGCGGTGCGGGCCTTCGCCGACGGCATCCTGCGTCCGCTGCGTGAGCACGACGCCAGCGGGCGCGGCGACCTCGTCGCCTCCTTGCAGGCCTGGCTGAACCGGCACGGCCAGTGGGACGCGGCCGCCGCGGATCTGGGCGTGCACCGGCACACCCTGCGGTACCGGATGCGCCGGGTGGAGGAGATCCTCGGCCGCTCCCTGGACGACCCCGACCTCCGCATGGAGCTATGGCTAGCCCTGAAAGCCACCCGAGCCACCAGCACCCCTTCTTAA